In Polaribacter pacificus, the genomic window TGAAGCGAGCTCCCAAATTTTTGAAACAAAAAAACCAGATACTTTCGTATCTGGTTTGTTGTAGCGGGAACTGGACTCGAACCAGTGACCTTCGGGTTATGAGCCCGACGAGCTACCTACTGCTCTATCCCGCGATTTGGACTGCAAAGATACGAATATTTTATTCTTCTTTCCAAAAGAAATACTTTTTTTATTATTTTATTTTTTAAAGTTTTTATTAACCTTCAGCAAGACAATATCATACCTAATAAATACCTAAAACAAAAAAACAAACTATCTTTGCAAGATGACACATAAAGCAGGTTTTGTTAATATAATCGGAAATCCCAACGTTGGGAAATCGACCCTAATGAATGCATTTGTTGGTGAAAAGCTATCCATTATCACCCCAAAAGCACAAACAACTAGACATCGAATTTTAGGAATCGTTAATGATGAAGACTATCAAATTGTCTTTTCTGACACACCTGGGATCATTCAGCCCGCTTATGGTTTACAAGAATCTATGATGGATTTTGTAAAATCGGCATTTGACGATGCAGATGTCCTAGTCTTTATGGTTGAAGTGGGTGAAAAAGAATTGAAAAACGAAGCCTTCTTTAACAAAATAATACACAGCGAAATCCCTGTTATTTTACTACTTAATAAAATAGATACCTCATCACAAGAGGTGGTAGAAGAGAAACTAAAATATTGGAAAGAAAAAGTTCCAAATGCTTCTATTTTTATTATTTCTGCCTTAGAAAAATTTAATGTAGACAATGTCTTACAACGCATTATTGAACTTTTACCAGAAAGCCCTCCTTTTTACCCTAAGGATCAACTAACGGATAAACCAGAGCGCTTTTTTGTAAACGAAAAAATCCGTGAAAAGATTTTAATGCATTACAAAAAAGAGATTCCGTATTCTGTAGAAGTAGAAACTGAGAGCTTTATAGAAGAAGAAGATATTATAAAAATTCGATCGATCATTATGGTCGAAAGAGATACGCAAAAAGGAATCATTATTGGTCATAAAGGATCTGCAATCAAAAGGGTTGGCTCAGAAGCAAGAAAAGATCTTGAACTGTTTTTTGACAAGAAAGTATTTATGGAACTCTTTGTAAAGGTCAATAAAAACTGGCGTAGCGACAGCAACCAGCTTAAGCGTTTTGGTTATAAGGATTAAGCCTTTTCTATAATTTTAATCAATAATTGATGTAGATCTTCCATTTGTGGTTGCCCTGTGCCCTTTCCTATCCTTCCTAAAAAGTACAGCAAAATCCAAAGCAATGGAATAAAGATAAGTAGCATTAGAGGCATTATATAAGCCTCACCCAATCGAACACGAACATATAAAACTACTGCAAAACACAAAAAGAGGAATCCGAGCACAAAATGCACAAACATAAACAAAGTCCACACTTGGGGTTTGGGACCAAATAACCCTTTGATAAGGCAGCTTGAATCTGTAACAGAAATGACCTCTACATTAAGCTGTGGAGACCAAAAATGAGCTTGTTTAACAGGGACATCAATAGCCACGTGTCCATCAGAAAACTTGCTTGGATACTCACATGACTTTTCCTTTAAAACCTTGCTAAACTCTTCTAAAACAACTGTAGAAGACTGTGCAATCTCTAGCTGAAACCTCGGTCTTAAAAAAATTGCTGAATTTTGTACCTCTTCCACAAGAACTAATCTACTTTATAGGTTAACTTCATCGTTATAGAGGCCGTTTTTTCTTTGGATGATGTGTTAAAAGTACCTCCCCAAGAATAATCTTCTCTAGAGTTTAACCCAGTTATCTGAAAAACACCCATTTGAGCAGAAATTAATTTCCCCAAACCTCCTCCAGAGTTGCTAGCGATATTTTCTGCACGCAACTTGGCATCGGCAGTGGCTTTAGAAATCATTTCAATTTTTAAATCAGCTAATTTGGTGTAATAATATCGTGGTGGTTGAGAATAAAACTGAATCCCTTTGTTAAGAAGTTCAGTAATTTCTCTTGAAACCTTTTCTACTCTTTCTACATTTTTAGAATCAATCTGCATGGACTGAGTGAGTACATATCCCAAAAATTTATCTCCCATATATTTCCCTTCATTGCTGTACAAAGCTTTATTTTTAGTTCTACTCTGAACTGCATTAAAAACAAATTCATCCGCTTTTATTCCTTTAGAAAGCAAATAATCATTAATAATTTTCTTGTCTTTTTCTAATTCTGAATACGCATTTTTAAGACTTGCGCTTTCTTTAGAAAAATTACCCTCCCAAACAATCAAATCTGACGTGAAGTTTGCTACTCCAGAACCTGTTACAGAAATAGTGCTCTCTAGGTTGTTCCTGTTAACGATTGCATTAGCAAAGACATAGGCCGCCAAAACAATGGCAATTGAGAAAATAATTGAGTTGAAATTCTTTTTCATATTGAAAATTTTTAATCTCATTAAAATTAAACAAAATTCATTACCTAATGACTATCTTTGCAAAAAATTTCATAAGAGATGAATACGAGTATAGTAGCCATAGTAGGAAGGCCAAATGTAGGAAAATCCACCTTATTTAATAGGTTGGTTCAACGCAGAGATGCCATTGTAGACTCTGTAAGTGGAGTCACTCGTGACAGACATTACGGAAAATCAGACTGGAACGGTAAAGAATTTTCTGTAATTGATACCGGTGGTTATGCCATTGGCTCTGATGATATTTTTGAAGAAGAAATTAGAAAGCAAGTTGAGCTAGCTCTTGAAGAAGCTGATTTAATAGTCTTTGTTGTTGATGTGGAACAAGGAATTACTCCGATGGACACAGAGGTTGCTAAATTGTTGCGTAAAGTTAAAAAACCTATTTTCTTAGTTGTAAATAAAGTTGATAATGCCATGCGTGAAAATGATGCATTAGAATTTTTTAACTTAGGACTTGGTGAGTATTACACCATTTCTTCTATCAATGGTAGTGGAACTGGAGAGTTACTAGATGCCATGGCTATAAAAATGCCAGAACCAGAAGAAACAGATTTAGAAAGTGAAGAATTACCAAGATTTGCTATCGTTGGAAGACCTAACGCAGGAAAATCATCTTTTATCAATGCTCTGATAGGCAAAGACAGAAATATAGTGACAGATATCGCTGGGACCACCAGAGATTCTATCGACACCAAATACAATCGATTTGGTTTTGATTTTAACTTGGTAGATACAGCAGGTATCCGTAAAAAATCAAAAGTAAAAGAAGACTTAGAGTTTTATTCTGTAATGAGAGCTGTAAGAACTATTGAATATTCTGATGTCATAGTTTTAATGGTTGATGCTTCTAGAGGTTTTGAGAGTCAGGATCAAAACATTTTTTGGCTGGCAGAAAAAAATAAAAAAGGAGTTGTAATACTAATTAACAAATGGGACTTGGTAGAAAAAGAAACCAATACCATGAGAGATTATGAAGCTGCAGTTAGAAAAGAAATTGCACCTTTTACTGATGTGCCTATTATTTTTACTTCTGTGCTTACAAAGCAACGAATCTTTAAAGCGATCGAAACTGCAGTAGCGGTCTTTGAGAGTAGAAAGAAAAGAATTCCTACTAGCAAGTTAAATGATACCATGTTGGAGATTATTCAACAGAACCCACCACCTGCAATTAAAGGGAAATACGTAAAGATTAAATACTGTATGCAATTGCCAACCCCTACACCTCAGTTTGCGTTTTTTGCCAATTTACCTCAGTATGTAAAAGACCCTTACAAACGTTTTTTAGAGAATAAATTACGAGACATTTTTGATTTTAATGGAGTGCCAATTATTATTTATTTCCGTCAAAAATAAAAAAAGTTGTTTTTTAAACTGTTAGGCTAACTGTAAAAGAACGACTATCTTTAAGAATTCGTATCTTTACAAGGCTTGATGATATCTCATGAAAATACTACACACTAGTAAAATAGAGGAACTTGAATTACCTATGCAACTCAAAATTAGTTTTGAGAATGTATACATGATGTATAAAAAATATGCATCAACGGCTCAAGAAAAGCACCCCTATCACGGTGCTGCAAAAAACATCATCGCCGAATTTAAAAAACACCCAATCCTTAGAGAAGGATTTACAGATACTAGCTTGCTAGACACCTATAGTGAACAAATTGAAAAGATATTAGACCCTTTGTTTCCGGAAGCTTTGCAGTTAAACGAAATTAAAGCTGCTAGCATCCCTTTTTCTTTTACATCATTCAAATTTTCTGAGCGTTTTAGAAATATTATTGACAATGCAGGGGACTCTTATGAGTTAAGTGTCCGTAATTTTGAAGACAATCTTTTTTATATTCACGCCTGT contains:
- the era gene encoding GTPase Era — its product is MTHKAGFVNIIGNPNVGKSTLMNAFVGEKLSIITPKAQTTRHRILGIVNDEDYQIVFSDTPGIIQPAYGLQESMMDFVKSAFDDADVLVFMVEVGEKELKNEAFFNKIIHSEIPVILLLNKIDTSSQEVVEEKLKYWKEKVPNASIFIISALEKFNVDNVLQRIIELLPESPPFYPKDQLTDKPERFFVNEKIREKILMHYKKEIPYSVEVETESFIEEEDIIKIRSIIMVERDTQKGIIIGHKGSAIKRVGSEARKDLELFFDKKVFMELFVKVNKNWRSDSNQLKRFGYKD
- a CDS encoding GTP-binding protein, which translates into the protein MEEVQNSAIFLRPRFQLEIAQSSTVVLEEFSKVLKEKSCEYPSKFSDGHVAIDVPVKQAHFWSPQLNVEVISVTDSSCLIKGLFGPKPQVWTLFMFVHFVLGFLFLCFAVVLYVRVRLGEAYIMPLMLLIFIPLLWILLYFLGRIGKGTGQPQMEDLHQLLIKIIEKA
- a CDS encoding SIMPL domain-containing protein; protein product: MKKNFNSIIFSIAIVLAAYVFANAIVNRNNLESTISVTGSGVANFTSDLIVWEGNFSKESASLKNAYSELEKDKKIINDYLLSKGIKADEFVFNAVQSRTKNKALYSNEGKYMGDKFLGYVLTQSMQIDSKNVERVEKVSREITELLNKGIQFYSQPPRYYYTKLADLKIEMISKATADAKLRAENIASNSGGGLGKLISAQMGVFQITGLNSREDYSWGGTFNTSSKEKTASITMKLTYKVD
- the der gene encoding ribosome biogenesis GTPase Der gives rise to the protein MNTSIVAIVGRPNVGKSTLFNRLVQRRDAIVDSVSGVTRDRHYGKSDWNGKEFSVIDTGGYAIGSDDIFEEEIRKQVELALEEADLIVFVVDVEQGITPMDTEVAKLLRKVKKPIFLVVNKVDNAMRENDALEFFNLGLGEYYTISSINGSGTGELLDAMAIKMPEPEETDLESEELPRFAIVGRPNAGKSSFINALIGKDRNIVTDIAGTTRDSIDTKYNRFGFDFNLVDTAGIRKKSKVKEDLEFYSVMRAVRTIEYSDVIVLMVDASRGFESQDQNIFWLAEKNKKGVVILINKWDLVEKETNTMRDYEAAVRKEIAPFTDVPIIFTSVLTKQRIFKAIETAVAVFESRKKRIPTSKLNDTMLEIIQQNPPPAIKGKYVKIKYCMQLPTPTPQFAFFANLPQYVKDPYKRFLENKLRDIFDFNGVPIIIYFRQK